One Triticum dicoccoides isolate Atlit2015 ecotype Zavitan chromosome 5B, WEW_v2.0, whole genome shotgun sequence genomic window carries:
- the LOC119307500 gene encoding probable glucan 1,3-beta-glucosidase A gives MRSRLSHCFWLLVALCFLSRRAAAAPRLPVRAVNLGGWLVTEGWILPSLFDGIPNKDLLDGTQLQFKSVTQNGYVAAEKGGGAGLVANRSQASGWETFKLWRINETTFNLKVFGNQFVGVQSDGSVVATATSPGKSETFRLVRNAGQNRIRIMAANRLFLQANKDSTVTADYGKSTSWGDDDPSVFAVTRVTGLQGEYQICNGYGTAKATPILKNHWSTYIVEDDFRFISESGLTAVRIPVGWWIASDPSPPAPYIGGSLQTLDKAFKWAEEYNLGVIIDLHAAPGSQNPFEHSASKDGSQDWGTSTANIAQTVQVIDFLASRYAASPSLLAMELLNEPLAPGASLESLKTYYRDGYNAVRKHSSEAYVIMSNRLSSPDPTELLEFAGGLPRAVIDVHYYVLFNSMFDTFTVQQNIDFIKANYSSALSTVTKQNGPLTCVGEWVAEWQVPNATKEELQMFANAQMDVYGKATFGWAYWTLKNVNNHWSMEWMIKNGYISLKN, from the exons ATGAGGAGCCGCCTCTCCCACTGCTTCTGGCTCCTCGTCGCGCTGTGCTTCCTATCCCGGCGTGCGGCGGCTGCTCCTCGTCTCCCCGTGCGAGCGGTGAACCTCGGCGGCTGGCTCGTCACGGAGGGCTGGATCCTGCCGTCCCTCTTCGACGGCATCCCCAACAAGGACCTCTTG GATGGCACGCAGCTGCAGTTCAAGTCGGTGACGCAGAACGGCTATGTGGCCGCggagaagggcggcggcgcggggctggtGGCGAACCGGTCTCAGGCATCTGGCTGGGAGACCTTCAAGCTATGGCGGATCAACGAGACGACGTTCAATTTGAAGGTGTTCGGCAACCAGTTCGTGGGCGTCCAGAGCGACGGCTCGGTGGTGGCCACGGCCACGTCGCCGGGAAAGTCGGAGACGTTCCGGTTAGTGCGCAACGCCGGCCAGAACAGGATACGGATTATGGCGGCAAACAGGCTCTTCTTGCAG GCAAACAAAGACAGCACAGTGACAGCGGACTATGGGAAGAGCACAAGCTGGGGCGACGACGACCCGTCGGTGTTCGCGGTGACCAGAGTGACGGGGCTACAAGGGGAGTACCAAATCTGCAACGGATATGGGACGGCAAAGGCCACGCCAATTCTCAAG AACCACTGGAGCACATATATAGTGGAAGATGACTTCAGGTTCATATCCGAAAGCGGGCTGACTGCAGTGAGGATACCAGTGGGATGGTGGATCGCTAGCGACCCCAGTCCTCCAGCACCTTACATCGGAGGTTCGCTTCAAACCTTGGACAAGGCATTCAAATGGGCAGA GGAGTACAATCTGGGCGTCATCATCGACCTACACGCAGCTCCTGGGTCACAAAACCCCTTCGAGCACAGCGCCTCCAAGGATGGCTCACAGGACTGGGGCACCAGCACAGCTAACATCGCGCAAACCGTACAAGTGATAGATTTCCTTGCATCTAGGTACGCTGCTAGCCCGAGCCTCCTCGCAATGGAGTTGTTGAACGAGCCGCTGGCGCCTGGCGCGTCCTTGGAGAGCCTGAAAACGTACTACCGCGACGGGTACAATGCCGTCAGGAAGCACTCATCGGAGGCCTATGTGATCATGTCTAACCGGCTGTCATCCCCAGACCCGACGGAGCTCCTCGAGTTCGCCGGCGGGTTGCCCAGGGCCGTCATCGACGTGCACTACTATGTGTTGTTCAATAGCATGTTTGATACTTTCACCGTGCAGCAGAACATTGATTTTATCAAGGCCAATTACTCAAGCGCTCTCAGTACTGTCACCAAGCAGAACGGTCCTCTCACCTGTGTGG GCGAATGGGTGGCTGAGTGGCAGGTGCCCAATGCAACGAAGGAAGAGCTTCAAATGTTTGCAAATGCACAGATGGATGTGTATGGGAAGGCAACATTTGGATGGGCTTATTGGACTCTCAAGAATGTAAACAACCACTGGAGTATGGAGTGGATGATCAAGAATGGGTACATCTCCTTAAAAAACTAG